DNA sequence from the Anser cygnoides isolate HZ-2024a breed goose chromosome 7, Taihu_goose_T2T_genome, whole genome shotgun sequence genome:
TAAAGTGTGTTCTTTTGAGACAGCTTTTATCTGTTTAGGGTTCAGATAAGGTAGAAAACCAGACTGTTGTCATCAGGTTTTGCTGCAATTGCTCGGTCATTGCATCTTTCTTGTGCTAGACTGCAGGAATAGTTGGACTCCAGAGTAAGAGGAAGCCAAACGATGGGATGAGATATGCGGTGAGGGGTCACCCAATACTGTttccttaaaattaaaaaaaaatatttattattcagGTATGAATGCTCCTTTCTTCTAAAGTGTATGTAAAAATCTGGAGCTTGAAAATTATCTACCTCCATAGGGGTCAGCAAATGCCCAGGGCAGGATGTCTGGCTGGCTGacaccagggctggggcacagcCTCTCCCACGTGCAATGGAGCACAGCTTGAGCTTTGGTAGGGCCTCTGCAGCAAGTTCTGTGGGATCCTTGCAAGCCTGTAGAAAGAGCTAATGGATTCATCTGGCATTAGGCACAGATGGGGGATGCTGTGCCCACATGCCTGAAATCAGCCCTGGCACTGCCTGCAAGCTGTAGGGGACAGCTCCCGTCGTGTTCAGTGTGGTGGAAATCCTTCACAGTGCCAGTATGACCGTGcctgtgcagcagcagtgccttAGCAAAATGTGAGGGGGACAAAAAGGGAGTGCAGGAGCAGATGCTGGGTTATTCGGGGGTATAAAGGTGGGGACAGCTGGGCCCACCCTCCACTGCGTGATGCAGTGACTGCCTCTTGTGGCCGGTTGGCCAGTGGTGGGCAAGACTCTTAGAGCCTTGGCCAGCGATGTTCCTTTTGTTCCGCTGGTACAGATGGAGGGCTTGGCAGATCACCCAAGGCATTTCATTATACGGTTCAGCTGATGGCAAAGGTGCTTGTTCTGTCTGTAGGTGCACATATGTCACAGGTGCTGTGGCCCCATGGCCTCTCCTGGTCCTCATAAAGACAGTAGGGGTGGCCTGACCTAGAATTAATCCTGTATTAACAGAGACCTGGACTGTAGACAAACTGGGATCCAATGGCTGGATTTTTAGACTTAATCAGTAAAACCAAATGTAACAGCACTGggaatgttttgctttaatgTGAGTGGAGGGTAGAAGATTGGTTAAATAGAAATAATGGAGGAATGGAAAGACTCTAATAAAATTTCTTTAGCTTCACAGTAATAGGgataataaatacaaagaaagacTGCTGCCGGTTCTTAACAAAAAGCGCTTTAATTGCATCTCTCCAAACTTAAACcatgaatttaaaatagaaatatctgAAGTTTGACAGCTACATTGTTAGGCATGACCTTATCTCCAGAGAGGTGTATTCTCCTGCGCATCCACAGACATTAAATGCAAGCAGTAGGTGAGCTTAATGCCTCTTGCTGCCAGGCTGAGACTTCATTATTATGTTCAGGTCCTTATTGTAGGCCCCTGAATGTTAGTCTTATTCTTTAGTTCAGATGATAAGTAAACATAGAATAATGATATATTTGCTCTCTTTaaggtttttctcttttgtagaAAATACTTTGTATTAGGTTTGGTAAGAGATATTCTCTGTTAGTCTGTAATGGCCTACAGTACTGAAAAGCAGTGATAACTCATTTCTGTGGATTTATATAGTTGCAAGTACTCTTTCTGCATTTGCTGTACACTTTCTACTTTTTTATGTTTGAATACCATGAGAAACTCCTCTTTTAATCAAGTCAGTCACCTTAGGAATCTGCTAGCTGTTGTCTGCAGTGAGGTAGCTGCATCCATGCCTCTTTCAGGAAACTTTATTCTAGTAGACTAGCACCCTATGGCACCTCATGTTCCAGTTTTCAAGGTTTACTCATTCCTACATTCCTGCAACACgtttctggttttgctgtcCTATCTTAAAGAACCTATGCTTGGTTGCTTTAGGCTGTTACCTAAATTTATCTTCTACCTTAAAATTTAATGTTTCCTTTGGGTCCTTAATATTAGAAACCTAGCAGAACCcctttttccttgttgttttcattttctgtatcagTAGAGATGTCATCAGAGCATTCCATAAacctgctgggctctgctgttCTTTCCCACCAGACGTCTGAGAAGCTGCCTTTACATGGCACTCTTCAACGGATACTTGAAGTCTAATTTCCTTCCATCTCGTATTTCAACATGTTTCCTCATGAGTATGGTTTCATTTCAAATTGCTGAATGCTTTACTAGGATTGGAAGTGAACACCAGCCTGCAGATAGTGATGGTACAAAACATATCTTTCCCCCCTTGCATGCAGCTACATGTGCCACGCAGGTCTCATTCTCCAGGTTTCCCTATACAGCAGGAATGCAGCAGGAGGCCTAGGCTGAAAGAAATCTCTGGTGCTTTAGTGAACACTAGCTCTGGGCCTGTTTAGACTGTGAATGTAGGAGCAGTGTAGATACCCAAGTCAGTGGAAACGTGCTAGTTTTGGAATCCATACAGAAAGGTGCTCCATCCCAACTACCACATTGGTGTGTTTAGGATCCAGCATGCATCTCTGCACAGAACTGTGCTGTCCTGTGTGGATCCACGTGCTGAAATCAGTGCTATGTCTGATCCCCATGCCCTGTTTTCCAGGTGTcatcctcctctgctctcctcatGGGTGTCCTTAAACAAACCCGTTTTATTAATCACTGCTACCGGTCACTTGCAGTACACCCGTCAGCTACATTCAGGAGCTGGACTCGCACTTGCACGTGCCAGCCTCACAAGGAGCTCACACAGCATCTCACAGACAGGGAGTGAGCGCCTCAGGTCTGCCACGTCTCATGgaatttttgcctttgtttcctCCCCACAGGCACCTCCCTGGTGCAGCACCTGATGACAGTGCTGATAAGTGAACAGGGCCGAATCTTTGCTGTTCCTCAGGCAGATGTGCCAGGGAGCCAGCTGGAAATCAGACCCGTGCGTCCACGCAACACCGTGGAGTGGATCTCTGAGGAGGACGGGGAGGACAGGTCAGAAAGCTGCGTTCCCAGCCCTGCCGATTCGCCCTCTGGCAATGCTGTGGCACCAGAGGCCACCCCTGGACCTGGGGTGAAAAACACCTCTCCAGAATGCAGCGACAAATTGACGCagcctgccaccagccccagcaaaAGAGTGCAGACGCTGCCCCCCTGGAAATACTCCTTCCGCCAGCCAGGAGCACGGTCTGTGAGTCCAAAGCTGGGCAGCTCATCCTTAGATATCCCCAACCTTTCCTCCAGTGGGAATTGGCTGATGAACGGACTGTACTCGCTCCGAGGCCACCGCCGGACAGCCTCTGGGGAACGAGTTAAAGACTCGTGTTCTTCCCAAAGACTCTCTACTTATGACAACGTCCCTTCATCCAGCCTCTCCCTTAGCACACACAGCATGGCCAGCACCACGTGGTCAACATCATCGTGTGAGATCTCCGTGGTGGACTCGGTCAGCAGCTGCCCAGCCTGTCGGGCCAGTGACTCTTCGGCTTTAAGCTCTCTGCAGACCGAGTGGATGACTCAGGGCTCGCTGTCTCAGAGTGAGGTCAAGACTGCAGATCTGGAGAACAGCATCGACAGGTTTGatgcttgcagcagcagcagcgaacAGAGCAacccagctgcagcttccagaGACTCTGTCAAATGCTCTAGAGCCTTACAGAGCTTGGTGGTGGAGCTAAAGACAGAACTGAGCAAACAGAGGACTGAGTACGAGACCAGTATCAAAAGGTAATGTCGTCTGGGGGGACACGGAACTCTTTTATCATCCTTACCCCTGTTTGAATGTGGGTGTGGGCTACCAAGTGTATCGGGTTCTCAGACCTGGAGTTTGGCTTTGGTAGTCTACAAATATGGATCTGGTCTTTCCTCACTGTTCGGTGAGTACAACTTTTCTCTCTGACAAAATAGAGGATCAAAAAACAGGATTTCCAGTACACAGGAGATTCCAGTATTGCTCATTGTTTTCAATGGAAATTGGAACAGCACAGGTAAACCCCAAAGTCTGCTCTGTGTCAGTGTCCTGGGAGAAACAGGGAGGCAAACATCTGTCTTGTGGGGAGGGAATGGGACCTAGGGTGGTCAGGCCTCTACAGGGAAGTCTGTGCATGTGCTGAGACTTGTGTCAAATCAGTCAGAAAGTGAAGGTTTTATGCTACCTTTTCCAAGAGAAACTTTGTTCAGGAAACAGATTTTGACTgttctctgttgtttttgttgtggttgcATCTCAGTTATAATTTTTTCAGCAGCCATTTTGAGTTGAGCTTCTAAAATCAAAAGCAACATTTCTAGATGTACTCATAGCAGTCGTTTGCTCACACAGCACGCCACTGACTCAAAGTAGCAGCAAGGTGCTGCTTGTACAGCAGAGCGCTGAACTGCGTGGCTCTTTGCCCCCTCTGatgtttttcaggttttcaggAGAGGTGTGTGTGAAGGTAGGGGCTGTAGGAAGTAGAAAATACTACGAATAAATAGGAAGAGtcatatttattaatttgtcTGAGTTGGTATATTAGTTTTTATGAGTTTAAGTGCTTAATAGAATTACTTTCAGACAAGTACTTAGGGAAGAATGCACATGAAGTAAGTATGGTTGTTTAAAGGAATTAGGGATGTTTTAATGTACAGGCATATGCAAAATTGCATACCAGTACTAGTGTGTTGTATTAGAGAAAGGCTGTAGTCCCCTTTCTtagaaatttatttcttctcagcatttttttgtgTTAAGGTGTTAGAGTTTTACTCCCTAAATTATTAAAACTCTGATACCATGTACATGTCTCCTAAACATGGTACCAAAAGTACACGATTGTTTGTAGGGACTGTATAGTACAGCTTGAAGCTAAGCTTGttgcatcttttttcttgttaaagtAATTTCTCAAAAGGTGTTTTGGAAAGCTCTAGTCTGAACTGTGATCTCTACCAGTGGGCCAGCTGTTAAGGTAGGAATTTTACTTGTTACCTTCCtgctatattttaaaatgtactatGCTGGTGGCTTGCCAGTCTCTGCACcttttctgcctcctgccttgTGTTGCCCTGGTGTGTGAGGCTGGAAGGACCAGCAGGCCGCATAGCAGTTCAGTTACCGCGGGCATCAGAGTGGGAGAAAAGCTTTCCCCCCCTTGTTGTGTCCCAGCCTGAAGAGCTGGTGAGATCACCACTGGTTGCTAGTATTGTGTTGGAAAAGGTCTGTGAGAGAGAATGGTATGTGCCTTGTATTTAATTGTGCAGGACTGCCCTAGCAAGGCTTGTTGCAGGGATACAGAGTAACAGAAGTGAGACTGGGCTGCAAACTTGGAAATGTGTAGCTGGGCATCTTATCTGCTGCCTGAGGGGAGAGAAGGCTTCCCAGCTCTTAGCGATAGCACTGTTCCAATGACTGTCAGAGACATCCAGGAAGCCTTGTTTGTCATTCCTGCCACATTTTTGGCTATTTCAGCTCTAACACCTGCCtttccccttcagtgggaaaGGGACAAAGAGCTGGAGGGGAGGGCTATAAATTGGCCAGGTCTCATAAGGCAAAGTAGCTGAGAGGAAAATGCCTAATGAGCTAGTATTTTCATTAACCAGGTGAGATGCAATCCCTGCCTTTTTGTATTAAATGGGATGATTCCAGCTGTTCAGGATTACAGCCCTAAGCATTTTGCTGACAAGTCTAGGAATTTCAAGCCAAGTTTTTTAGCTCTCAAAAATCTTGCAATGTTTTTACTGCAGCTGCAGCAATGTACATGTGTAAAGATATGGCCCTTTTGAGACTGCATATGAGTCTGCTCCTGTGGAAAGAGGGGAGCTAACTGGAGTAAAGAAGTGCAGCAGCTTAACAGGAAAATTTCGGGCTGTCTCACtagctttattttattgaagATAATTTAGTCCCCCAAAGTAATAATTAATTCCTTTACAATTGTACATGTGCTTGTGTGGTTTGCAGAACTCAGTCTGTGTAGCAGGGCATGTTTTAATGAAGGTGTGTGAGCTTTTTGTTGGCACATACATAAGCGGAGGGAAAGCAACGTTGGTACCTGCCTGGGGCACAGGTAAGGAACACTTGCTGATGGAAAAGCTGCTATTTATCATTATCAACTGcccattttctctctcttagtCAGAGGGAGGCAAGTTTTATGGCCTTCCTGTAACCAGTCTGTTCCAGAGCATTTCTCCCTCGAGGTTAGTATAATTAACAGGCATTTTCTGTTGAGTTTCAGTAATTCATGTTTACAGCCTGGGACTCTTAAGAAACTGGAAGTATCTTGGAGCGGACTATTGGACTATTATATTGTATATGTAGAAACTCTGTAAGTAAGTACTGTGAACATGTGTAATTCAGAACATGGACAGCTAGTCTAGGCTGCTGTAGCTAAAACTTCACGGTACAAACATTTACTTGGTAGCTCAGATCTGTAGGATATAACAAAATGTTGTAAGGAAGAGTAGGGGGTGCTGCATCTTAGCTTCAGAATTGTTCTCTTTAGCTGGGTGATAGGAGTCTGCCAAGACAGGCAGATCTTTCCAGATGTTCTGCGCATTTCTGTTCACCCATCACTGCAACTGTTTGTCTGCTGCACTTGGTGATCAGTGTTCAAGTGTGTGACTTTGTAAGTTGTGAAGGTTGTGATGATGATAATACTTGGATAATACATCCTTGGCTGTATGTGAAGGAACAGTTTaaggggatgcattgcattgcaTTATCTGAATAATTGTTTCTTGGTGGTCACAGAATGTAATTCAGGTTCTTCTGAGGTCCAGTTctttttttgatgttgtggGGACTGTAGCTTGTCCTTTTTGAGTGTCATTTAGCCTGTGTAAAAATATCCCATTCACCATTTCAGAGGGAATCCAAGCACTCCATTTTTACAGTTGGGTATTATTATTGTTTACTGaaattatgtcttttttttttttttacagtacaGGGCGACACTTTTCCTAGGAAGAacctaaattttaaaatcacaatCTGATTGTTCTAATGATCAGAAATTTCCATCTGGACATATTACTTCTGTATTAACACCACTACTCTGTCTTGCGATTAGGAAACAAAATTGGGAGGACAGCAAGTGATGTCCCTTCTGTGCTTGTTTCAAATCCAAAAACATGAACCTTGTTCTTTGACCTCCTTAGAGAAAAGCTCTGAGTCTTGCATTAGAGCTTTGTGCACAGATGAACTATTTAAGGTCTGTTCTTCAGAGTCTTCCtcatataaaatgttattttttgtaGAAAATTGTAAAGTGTGAAAAACTTTTACTCACCCATTCCGTTGTCAGTGACAAACTGTACAGGAAATACCATAAGTGGATGGTGAGGAAGGACTGTGACCTCATTCCTAACTGACTTCAAGGATGTTCCCTTGTACTGGATACCCTTACGGGGAAACACAGTATCAGGATAAAAACAGACATTAGAAGTTTATATTGCAAATTATGTATTTGAACTCAAACTGATTCAAGAGTTGAGTTGCCTCAGCCATTCAGTCTGTCCACAAAAAACTTCAGCGTTTTGTAAGACTTGATGTACTTAAGCTTATTTTCTCAAGATACGAATGAAATAAGCTCCAGCTTTCAAGGGGTCCCTGCCTATAAACTCAACATTGAGTAACTGAAATGGCAGTTAGTGCCCTTACTTAAAACTTCCTTTTAGAATGAAGATATTTTAGCTCTAAGTTGAACGGCTTATATTTATTATAGCTATCAGCAGTATTTATCAAGACActtaaaaagctcttttttttttcttttccctctttctccccgTTGGTTTTAAGAATTGAAGAAACAAGTTCAGACCTGAGGAAGCAAGTGGTTAGGCTAGAAGAAGAACTGGACCAAGAACGAAAGAAATACACGATGCTGGAGATAAAGCTGCGGAATTCTGAACGTGCTCGTGAAGATGCCGAGAAGAGGAATCACCTCCtgcaaaaggaaatggaagagttTTTTTCAACATTAGGATGTTTAACTGTTGGGAGTCGAAGTGCTAAAGTCCCCAAATAGAACGAGCTTATGTACAGCATAGAAAATTCTATTTCTGGCAAAACCAGTGAAAAGGCACATTTTGTTATGGTATACTCATGTATCATGAGTAATTCTACAGTGATTGTGCTCTCAGTGACGcttattctgttgtttttacATGTGCTGTAGTACTCGGGCAAGCCGGAGAAAGACTGCAAAACATAATGCTTGGAAGTTTAGCTATCAGCTTACCTGGAAAGAGTGGGCACACTTTTTATCCACAAGTCAAAAGGTACTGTTCTACATAGCTGTACTGTTGCCATCTTTGGATTTGCTTGCAGCATCCTTTTGCTGGTTCAAGGAGAATGGAAAGGTGTGCAAGGTGGGTGAGGTGGCCAGAAGGGCATTTGGGAAGATCGCAGTTCTAGGATGTCACCACATTCAGTGTGGTTTAGGGTATGGATTTAACATGAGGcggtttttttcctccccactcTCTTCATAAAGTTTGTTCAGATTTCTCATTCTTGAAAGTGGCATTATTTTATCAAGATGCTTTGAAAACAATGTCTACAGAATAGcagaaaatactggaaattCTGACAATTCACTGAAGGTTATCCCTTAGATACTGAACAGTTCCACTGCTTCATAAAAATAAGACTTATTAAAGTGTATGTGATTAACTATCAGATTAGCCACATAAATGCCATGGAACTTTAAATATGCACATTTGGCTCTAGTTATCTTATTCTTATTTTGAGCCAAAAATAGTATTAGCcgcaaggaaagaaaaaaaataaaaagagctgatatatatatgatatatactGATCAGACATCAAGTTAAGAGAAGAAAGATTCTTATCATCAAAACATCCAGCTGATGCAGGTTTTTATATATGAAATCTTAATAGCACAAACTATGGTAATTTGGtagaaaaaacagtaaattgATGCAGTTAgtgctggaaaaggaaaagggtgGGATCTACCTTTAACCTTCACAGGACAGTTTACTTCTAGATTGTTTGTCATACCTCTCGTGACCccaattgatttttttgttgttagttcATGAGGATATGAAGGGACGGAAGGAGAACTGCAAACAACCCAGTAGCCTAAGTTCACTACTTCTGCTAAAAGAACAGACATCGTTAGAATGAAGTTGTAATTCCCAGTAATTAGCTGTCAGTGCTCACTTCCCTTCAAGGGACTTACTTGAGAAGTTCTGCATAACATTTGTAGTGCCCTAAGCTACGCAGAACCTGCACACAGAAATTGTATCACTAGATTCATCTCAAGCTCTGcttgccagccccagcactcacCACATTATTTGCTCTCTTTGACAGCTGAGGCAGCTTGGGAGTCGCAaaggagaaagatttttaacagaaaagtaCCACAACATGAACTGGCTAAGACAAAAGTACAGACCGTAGTGAAAGTGCTTGctttaactatttttctttaaatgaccTGAATCTGACATCTTTTCTTACTAAAGAAGAATATAACTCATCTTCTGGAAATAACcttggaatgtttttttttaaaataccagcaGATTTCACACCTTTTACTATTGACTTTCTCCTCATCTCACAGATATCCGTGTTTTAATAGACGTTACCTTTTTCTGTCACTATAGTGCTTCTCCTTTCTACAGAAATGTAAACCATTTAAAgtgagcaaaaagaaaacatatttaccTAATATTTCCTAGTTATAACTAGTCAAACAAAGTGGTCAAATAAAACTAAGcagttatttcaaaacattttcccttctctccagaATATCCAGCTGCGCTCCATTGTTTACTACCCCTGCTGTCAAGCAGCGTGGCATGTCCCTGACTGTTCAACAGGAGCAGCCTGCCCCCtgcaggcaccagcagcaggctTACCCCTGTGTTTATGATCACAGCCTTCCAGGGTGTTATTACTAATCACAACTGATCACCAACTTACAGGGTCACAACTGAATCTACAAGGAAGATACTGGCTTGCTTAAAACAACTGCATTAAGATGCATAATGTGAGTAGTAGCAACCCCTGTTGTAACAATGATTTTCAGCTGGAACGGCACAGTGAGTTGAGGCAGCACCGAGTACAGTTATAGTCCTCCCAAAATAAACCTCAATATTAGAGCATTGCCTGAATTGAGCTGTAAGTAATTCTCTGTAAGTAGAACACCAGGACTGGTAAAAAGTGACAGCTTGTACTATCTGGGACATTCAATCCAAAATAATAGCAAGTAGGCTACTTTAATacccttttatttttacccCCAACACGGGTACCTTTCATTACATCCATCCTCCTGACAGCCCCCATTCGTTAGACTATTTATATTGCATTAGCTCCTGGATGTTCCAAGTGCAGACTACTTTAATTCTGGCAAGTTACAAACTGAGCCATGCTGACTGGGAGCCTAAAACAGGTATGTGAAGTAAGGAGGGGAAGCACTACACAAGACTGCATGGCTAGCTCTCAGTGAAATCAAATGAATAATTCTAAATATTCTTTAAGTAGTCAGAATACTAGgcaacatatatacatatatatatatatatagctggACTGGGAAACAAACCCACCTATTCCATTCCACTGTAAGAGTATCTATTAACTATGTAGCATTCTACATGATATTAATCTGGCTGACACGATAAAATTCattcctgttttcagtttcacaAATCAAACTGTATCCACTCAAAGCGATTAATGGaactaacctttttttttcagtcgaCTGTTGTGCTCCAGAAACATCTATTCCTCTTCATGAGTAATAAATTTCAGGTCATTTTGAAGATGAGCCTCTGCAGTAAGTGAAGGCTGCAAGACGTTGCAAACTACTAAGTTCATGCTAAGACACACCACGATGGGATATAAACTCTAAAGCACAGTAACAGACACATGATGTTAATTTCCTCTCATGAGCAATTATGCAAGAAATGGGAATACACTTGTGATGTTGGACACAACCTCATGGATCACTGTGTCCTTATTTGAGGACAATATATGCACTTCACTAACTGTAATGTCTGTTTCTCTACACTTCATGTGTCTACCTCATGGATATAAGACCACTCCTTATTTTACAGACTTCTAGGTTATtccagcccccacccccaattTAAAATACCAGCCTTAGCAAGAGTTTACAAGATACGGGTTTGTTAGTTCTAATAATACATGAAGAAAGGCTGCTGGCATCAGGTACCTAAATTTTAGCATGATTTTCCCAGCCAGGAACATCCCTTCCAATATTATgcagccaaaagaaaaatgtaataaataaataaataatcaatgAAAGGAGTCCAACACAAACgtatacttgaaaaaaaaagtcaaatattccagaacaacaaaaaaaattctgtAGGTCTCCATTGCATTTctaatatgaaaagaaaaattaataatgcTAGCTTATTGACTTACCCACATTTACCAAAGAAGTCTGTACAAGCCAGCAGCACTACAGAATTTCAGCTTTAGTTCTGTGAGCCAGAGCCATTGTCCAAGATGATCAAAAACAGTCACCCACAGACAAATCCCTGACAGAGCTTGGACTCTCAGACCTCGCTCTATATTA
Encoded proteins:
- the ARHGAP22 gene encoding rho GTPase-activating protein 22 isoform X2, producing MLSPRIRQARRARSKSLVMGEQIGPPSRPSSPNPQERVLKCGWLKKQRSIMKNWQQRWFVLRGDQLFYYKDEEETKPQGLILLQGNHVNELPPNPDEPGKHLFEIAPGGAGDREKMPVNHEAFLLMANSQNEMEDWVKAIRRVIWAPFGGGIFGQRLEDTVQYERKYGQRLAPLLVEQCVDFIRERGLTEEGLFRMPGQANLVKDLQDSFDCGEKPLFDSNTDVHTVASLLKLYLRELPEPVIPFAKYEDFLSCGQLLSKDEGEGTQELVKQVKNLPQANYNLLKYICKFLDEVQAHSSINKMSVQNLATVFGPNILRPKMEDPVTMMEGTSLVQHLMTVLISEQGRIFAVPQADVPGSQLEIRPVRPRNTVEWISEEDGEDRSESCVPSPADSPSGNAVAPEATPGPGVKNTSPECSDKLTQPATSPSKRVQTLPPWKYSFRQPGARSVSPKLGSSSLDIPNLSSSGNWLMNGLYSLRGHRRTASGERVKDSCSSQRLSTYDNVPSSSLSLSTHSMASTTWSTSSCEISVVDSVSSCPACRASDSSALSSLQTEWMTQGSLSQSEVKTADLENSIDRFDACSSSSEQSNPAAASRDSVKCSRALQSLVVELKTELSKQRTEYETSIKRIEETSSDLRKQVVRLEEELDQERKKYTMLEIKLRNSERAREDAEKRNHLLQKEMEEFFSTLGCLTVGSRSAKVPK